The Agrococcus carbonis genome has a window encoding:
- the trxA gene encoding thioredoxin: protein MKEVTTASFEQDVLQSDKPVVVDFWAAWCGPCRAVSPILEQIDAETDKLDVVKVNVDQEPDLAMRYNITSIPAMKVFQGGEVVHELIGARPKPAIEQELAAFL from the coding sequence GTGAAGGAAGTCACCACCGCGTCGTTCGAGCAGGACGTCCTGCAGTCCGACAAGCCCGTCGTCGTCGACTTCTGGGCGGCCTGGTGCGGCCCCTGCCGCGCCGTGAGCCCGATCCTCGAGCAGATCGACGCCGAGACCGACAAGCTCGACGTCGTCAAGGTGAACGTCGACCAGGAGCCCGACCTCGCGATGCGCTACAACATCACGTCGATCCCCGCGATGAAGGTCTTCCAGGGGGGCGAGGTCGTGCACGAGCTCATCGGCGCACGCCCGAAGCCGGCCATCGAGCAGGAGCTCGCCGCCTTCCTCTGA
- a CDS encoding DUF6049 family protein has protein sequence MLSAGRLARWRAGACALAALATAVVTAGGAAPTPAVAAAQPDPAPSVVVAPVDPLLSDGETLRLDVTVDNPGSAETPAASLEVLLTTAPIGTRYGLSRWYDGDAILASSAVGTVDVPAVPAGDRQTVRVVIEAEQHGLDDRPWGTYGVAASAPEIGSGASVVVHDEPGDASPTTLALAAPIGSGVRGDGLLTADELERATEPGGELRVLVGAAREADATLGIDPAFGASAAALGDEAPSSVRDWLDRADTASTYPLLYGNADPIAQVRAGVFPVEPLGIPRPDDDPLPATTGLVGTRQPVIDATESPVRQAELESLAAVGTVVLSTEALDEQLEGSTPSARARIDGVDVLAADAQLQQLLHEMGTAADAAESRDLQARIVGLLATITRERPSDPRTLVGVLPTQPGSDAAGLLGTLAAAGFVETAGIDAALETEPRDASLLAVDEAALGDGADLVLAALEQEADVSSIASIVDEPERLLAELRLSLLAALPDAGREITDADRRAIDNLGTAMGEMRGAVQIIGGSPIHAVGESVPLPITIANQLDVPAHVVLSVRPTNALVTVPEPRVDVTIAPDSQQRVQVPIDVVGTGSLLLIAQLHTPDGQPIGELQLLRISAQPTIEAVVAWALAIAIVLLLGFGILRSIQKRRRGQAHGDIDDLAAREPREAATEGAA, from the coding sequence ATGCTGTCGGCAGGTCGCCTCGCGCGATGGCGCGCGGGAGCGTGCGCCCTCGCCGCGCTCGCGACGGCGGTGGTCACCGCTGGCGGTGCCGCGCCCACGCCCGCCGTCGCCGCCGCACAGCCGGACCCGGCGCCCTCGGTCGTCGTCGCTCCCGTCGACCCGCTGCTGAGCGACGGCGAGACGCTGCGGCTCGACGTCACGGTCGACAACCCGGGCAGCGCCGAGACCCCTGCCGCGAGCCTCGAGGTGCTGCTGACGACCGCGCCGATCGGCACGCGCTACGGCCTCAGCCGCTGGTACGACGGCGACGCGATCCTCGCGAGCTCGGCGGTCGGCACGGTCGACGTGCCGGCGGTCCCGGCCGGCGACCGCCAGACCGTGCGCGTCGTCATCGAGGCCGAGCAGCACGGTCTCGACGACCGCCCGTGGGGCACCTACGGCGTCGCCGCATCCGCGCCCGAGATCGGCAGCGGCGCGAGCGTCGTCGTGCACGACGAGCCCGGCGACGCGAGCCCGACGACCCTCGCGCTCGCCGCGCCCATCGGCTCGGGCGTGCGCGGCGACGGGCTGCTGACGGCTGACGAGCTCGAGCGCGCGACGGAGCCCGGCGGCGAGCTGCGCGTGCTCGTCGGCGCGGCGCGCGAGGCGGATGCGACGCTCGGGATCGATCCCGCGTTCGGCGCGAGCGCCGCGGCCCTCGGCGACGAGGCACCGTCGTCGGTGCGCGACTGGCTCGACCGCGCCGACACCGCGAGCACCTACCCGCTGCTGTACGGCAACGCGGATCCCATCGCGCAGGTGCGCGCCGGCGTCTTCCCGGTCGAGCCGCTCGGCATCCCTCGCCCCGACGACGATCCGCTGCCCGCCACGACGGGGCTCGTCGGCACGCGGCAGCCGGTGATCGACGCGACCGAGTCGCCCGTCCGGCAGGCCGAGCTCGAGTCGCTCGCGGCCGTCGGCACCGTGGTGCTCTCGACCGAGGCGCTCGACGAGCAGCTCGAGGGGAGCACCCCGAGCGCCCGCGCCCGCATCGACGGCGTCGACGTGCTCGCAGCCGACGCGCAGCTGCAGCAGCTGCTGCACGAGATGGGCACCGCGGCCGACGCGGCCGAGTCCCGCGACCTGCAGGCGCGCATCGTCGGCCTGCTCGCGACCATCACGCGCGAGCGCCCGAGCGACCCGCGCACGCTCGTCGGGGTGCTGCCGACCCAGCCCGGCTCCGATGCCGCGGGGCTGCTCGGCACGCTCGCCGCAGCCGGCTTCGTCGAGACCGCCGGCATCGATGCCGCGCTCGAGACCGAGCCGCGCGATGCCTCGCTCCTCGCGGTGGACGAGGCCGCGCTCGGCGACGGCGCCGACCTCGTGCTCGCGGCCCTCGAGCAGGAGGCCGACGTCTCCTCGATCGCCTCGATCGTCGACGAGCCCGAGCGCCTGCTCGCCGAGCTGCGCCTCTCGCTGCTCGCCGCGCTGCCGGATGCGGGGCGCGAGATCACCGACGCCGACCGCCGCGCGATCGACAACCTGGGCACCGCGATGGGCGAGATGCGCGGCGCGGTGCAGATCATCGGCGGAAGCCCGATCCACGCGGTCGGCGAGAGCGTGCCGCTGCCGATCACGATCGCCAACCAGCTCGACGTGCCCGCCCACGTGGTGCTCTCAGTGCGGCCGACGAACGCTCTCGTGACCGTGCCCGAGCCGAGGGTCGACGTGACGATCGCGCCCGACAGCCAGCAGCGCGTGCAGGTGCCGATCGACGTCGTGGGCACCGGCTCGCTGCTGCTCATCGCGCAGCTGCACACCCCCGACGGCCAGCCGATCGGCGAGCTGCAGCTGCTGCGCATCTCGGCGCAGCCCACCATCGAGGCGGTCGTGGCCTGGGCCCTCGCGATCGCGATCGTGCTGCTGCTGGGCTTCGGCATCCTGCGCTCGATCCAGAAGCGCCGCCGCGGCCAGGCCCACGGCGACATCGACGACCTGGCGGCGCGCGAGCCGCGCGAGGCAGCGACCGAGGGAGCCGCGTGA
- a CDS encoding Fe-S cluster assembly protein HesB gives MLTLTENAQTVISGIVSGAEAPQTGGIRISQDVEGAGLAVAVANQPEADDQVVESAGAKVFLDPQAAVALDDKVLDASAQPDGRVDFAIGQQG, from the coding sequence ATGCTCACCCTGACCGAGAACGCCCAGACCGTGATCAGCGGCATCGTCTCCGGCGCCGAGGCGCCCCAGACCGGCGGCATCCGCATCTCGCAGGACGTCGAGGGCGCCGGCCTCGCCGTCGCCGTCGCGAACCAGCCGGAGGCCGACGACCAGGTCGTCGAGTCGGCCGGCGCGAAGGTCTTCCTCGACCCGCAGGCCGCCGTCGCCCTCGACGACAAGGTGCTCGACGCATCCGCGCAGCCCGACGGCCGCGTCGACTTCGCCATCGGCCAGCAGGGCTGA
- the trxB gene encoding thioredoxin-disulfide reductase: MHDVIIIGSGPAGYTAAIYAARANLKPIVLASSVEMGGDLMTTTDVENFPGFPDGVQGPDLMFAMQQQAEKFGADVRMQDATELELDGDVKRVHVGDEVLETRTLIFATGSAYRKLGIAGEEPLSGHGVSWCATCDGFFFKQKQLIVVGGGDSAMEEATFLTKFADKVTIVHRSEAFRASEVMLQRARDDEKIEFLTNTVVEEINGTEVNGTNQVSSVTLRDTVSGSTWEMPIDGVFVAIGSDPRTHLVHGKLELTPEGTIAVEGRSSRTSVPGVFAAGDVIDPTYRQAITAAGSGTVAALDAQHYLAAHAAPALVTTPTEAAL, encoded by the coding sequence GTGCACGACGTCATCATCATCGGCTCCGGCCCCGCGGGCTACACCGCCGCGATCTACGCGGCGCGGGCCAACCTGAAGCCGATCGTGCTCGCATCGAGCGTCGAGATGGGCGGTGACCTCATGACGACGACGGATGTCGAGAACTTCCCCGGCTTCCCCGACGGCGTCCAGGGCCCCGACCTGATGTTCGCCATGCAGCAGCAGGCCGAGAAGTTCGGCGCCGACGTGCGCATGCAGGACGCGACCGAGCTCGAGCTCGACGGCGACGTCAAGCGCGTGCACGTGGGCGACGAGGTGCTCGAGACGCGCACGCTGATCTTCGCGACGGGCTCGGCCTACCGCAAGCTCGGCATCGCCGGCGAGGAGCCCCTCTCGGGGCACGGCGTCTCGTGGTGCGCGACGTGCGACGGCTTCTTCTTCAAGCAGAAGCAGCTCATCGTCGTCGGCGGCGGCGACTCCGCGATGGAGGAGGCCACCTTCCTGACGAAGTTCGCCGACAAGGTCACGATCGTGCACCGGTCGGAGGCCTTCCGCGCGAGCGAGGTCATGCTGCAGCGCGCCCGCGACGACGAGAAGATCGAGTTCCTCACCAACACGGTGGTCGAGGAGATCAACGGCACCGAGGTGAACGGCACCAACCAGGTCTCGAGCGTCACGCTGCGCGACACGGTGAGCGGCAGCACGTGGGAGATGCCCATCGACGGCGTGTTCGTCGCCATCGGCTCCGACCCTCGCACGCACCTCGTGCACGGCAAGCTCGAGCTGACGCCCGAGGGCACCATCGCCGTCGAGGGCCGCTCGTCGCGCACCTCCGTGCCCGGCGTGTTCGCCGCCGGCGACGTCATCGACCCCACCTACCGCCAAGCCATCACGGCAGCCGGCTCCGGCACCGTGGCGGCGTTGGATGCACAGCACTACCTGGCCGCGCACGCCGCGCCGGCCCTCGTCACGACCCCTACGGAGGCAGCACTGTGA
- the rpsF gene encoding 30S ribosomal protein S6, whose product MQQYELMVILDPEVDERTVAPSLDKFLGVVRNDGGTIDKVDIWGRRRLAYEIDKKTEGIYAVVNFTAEPATTDELDRQLGLSEAVMRTKVLRADVAVARAGKEPVKREAKADADAESTPAEAEAK is encoded by the coding sequence ATGCAGCAGTACGAGCTGATGGTGATTCTCGACCCGGAGGTGGACGAGCGCACTGTCGCCCCGTCGCTCGACAAGTTCCTCGGCGTCGTCCGCAACGACGGCGGCACCATCGACAAGGTCGACATCTGGGGCCGGCGCCGCCTGGCCTACGAGATCGACAAGAAGACCGAGGGCATCTACGCCGTCGTGAACTTCACGGCCGAGCCGGCGACGACCGACGAGCTGGACCGCCAGCTGGGCCTGTCGGAGGCCGTCATGCGCACGAAGGTGCTCCGCGCCGACGTCGCGGTGGCCCGTGCCGGCAAGGAGCCGGTCAAGCGCGAGGCGAAGGCTGACGCCGACGCCGAGTCGACCCCCGCAGAGGCAGAGGCGAAGTAG
- a CDS encoding ParB/RepB/Spo0J family partition protein: MSKKAGLGRGIGALIPTGPTPAAEPAARPDGQAPETSTPTRRRRAPKPGSRPVDVFFSGEEDAHELLEVPGATLASVAPGEIRPNASQPRTVFDEDDLSELEHSIREFGVLQPIVVRPVDDAGDGTKYELIMGERRWRASQRAGLDTIPAIVKDTPDDAMLRDALLENLHRAQLNPLEEASAYQQLMEDFAITQDELSKRIGRSRPQISNTIRLLKLPESVQSRVASGVLSAGHARAILSLSSVEAQEQLAAKIVNEDLSVRAAEAAAGLLQPRTPRRTPTKGAVQHGLDEIATRLEDRLDTRVRIALGRSKGSLTIDFATVADLNRILGELGEQGFGGAVPTED, from the coding sequence ATGAGCAAGAAGGCAGGGCTGGGGCGCGGCATCGGCGCCCTGATCCCCACCGGTCCCACCCCCGCGGCCGAGCCGGCCGCCCGGCCCGACGGGCAGGCGCCCGAGACCTCGACCCCGACCCGACGGCGTCGAGCGCCGAAGCCCGGCAGCCGGCCCGTCGACGTCTTCTTCTCGGGCGAAGAGGACGCGCACGAGCTGCTCGAGGTGCCGGGAGCGACGCTCGCCTCGGTCGCTCCCGGGGAGATTCGCCCGAATGCGAGCCAGCCGCGCACGGTGTTCGACGAGGATGACCTGAGCGAGCTCGAGCACTCGATCCGCGAGTTCGGTGTGCTGCAGCCCATCGTCGTCCGCCCGGTGGATGACGCCGGCGACGGCACGAAGTACGAGCTCATCATGGGGGAGCGGCGCTGGCGCGCGAGCCAGCGGGCCGGCCTCGACACGATCCCCGCGATCGTCAAGGACACCCCGGACGACGCCATGCTGCGCGATGCGCTGCTCGAGAACCTCCATCGCGCGCAGCTGAACCCGCTCGAGGAAGCGTCCGCGTACCAGCAGCTGATGGAGGACTTCGCCATCACCCAGGATGAGCTCTCGAAGCGCATCGGCCGCAGCCGACCGCAGATCTCGAACACCATCCGCCTGCTGAAGCTGCCGGAGTCGGTGCAGTCGCGCGTCGCGAGCGGCGTGCTGTCGGCCGGCCACGCGCGCGCGATCCTCTCGCTGTCCTCCGTCGAGGCGCAGGAGCAGCTGGCGGCGAAGATCGTCAATGAGGATCTCTCAGTTCGCGCGGCGGAGGCAGCGGCAGGGCTGCTCCAGCCGCGCACGCCGCGTCGCACCCCCACGAAGGGCGCGGTGCAGCACGGCCTCGACGAGATCGCCACCCGCCTCGAGGACCGGCTCGACACGCGCGTGCGCATCGCGCTCGGCCGCTCCAAGGGCAGCCTCACGATCGACTTCGCGACCGTCGCCGACCTGAACCGCATCCTGGGCGAGCTGGGGGAGCAGGGGTTCGGCGGGGCTGTGCCGACTGAGGACTGA
- a CDS encoding CCA tRNA nucleotidyltransferase, whose translation MTDMAEATARLHALVASAPTRQLAEAFAAAGHELALVGGPVRDAFLDRPVTDLDYATSASPDEILAIVEPLAEATWDVGREFGTIAARVAGLTVEVTTYRADTYDGVSRKPQVAFGDTLEGDLVRRDFTVNAMALRLTPVRDTLGRGEPGGADASPQLVDVGGGLEHLLAGVLDTPQAPEQSFDDDPLRMMRAARFAAQLGFDVAPRVVTAMTALAERIRDISAERVRDELSKLLLTSRPVPGIRLLTDTGILDRVLPEVPALRLEADEHAHHKDVYEHSLTVLQQGIDLEASRNPGAEPDLVSRLAGLLHDIGKPATRRIEGRTVTFHQHDLVGARMAKQRLKALRFDNDTVKSVARLVELHLRFYGYGEQAWTDSAVRRYVRDAGPLLERLHILTRSDVTTRNRRKAERLDFAYDDLERRIAELAEQEELEAVRPDLDGNAIQRILGIPPGREVGEAYRMLLEHRLEHGPASPEEAERVLREWWAARAVEL comes from the coding sequence GTGACCGACATGGCCGAGGCGACCGCGCGATTGCACGCGCTCGTCGCGAGCGCGCCCACGCGGCAGCTCGCCGAGGCGTTCGCCGCGGCGGGGCATGAGCTCGCCCTCGTCGGCGGCCCGGTGCGGGATGCGTTCCTCGATCGTCCCGTGACCGACCTCGACTACGCGACGAGCGCATCCCCTGATGAGATCCTCGCGATCGTCGAGCCGCTCGCCGAGGCGACGTGGGACGTCGGGCGCGAGTTCGGCACGATCGCCGCGCGCGTCGCGGGCCTGACGGTCGAGGTCACGACGTACCGCGCCGACACCTACGACGGCGTCTCGCGCAAGCCCCAGGTCGCGTTCGGCGACACGCTCGAGGGCGATCTCGTGCGCCGCGACTTCACCGTCAACGCGATGGCGCTGCGCCTCACCCCCGTCCGGGACACCCTCGGGCGCGGCGAGCCGGGCGGGGCGGATGCGTCGCCCCAGCTCGTCGACGTCGGCGGCGGCCTCGAGCACCTGCTCGCGGGCGTGCTCGACACGCCGCAGGCGCCCGAGCAGTCGTTCGACGACGACCCGCTGCGCATGATGCGCGCCGCGCGGTTCGCCGCGCAGCTCGGCTTCGACGTCGCACCGCGGGTCGTGACGGCGATGACGGCGCTCGCCGAGCGCATCCGGGACATCTCGGCCGAGCGGGTGCGCGACGAGCTCAGCAAGCTGCTGCTGACGAGCCGGCCCGTGCCGGGCATCCGCCTGCTCACCGACACCGGGATCCTCGACCGGGTGCTGCCCGAGGTGCCGGCGCTGCGGCTCGAGGCCGACGAGCACGCCCACCACAAGGACGTGTACGAGCACTCGCTCACCGTGCTGCAGCAGGGCATCGACCTCGAGGCGTCGCGGAACCCCGGCGCCGAGCCCGACCTCGTCTCGCGGCTCGCGGGGCTGCTGCACGACATCGGCAAGCCCGCCACCCGGCGCATCGAGGGGCGCACGGTGACGTTCCACCAGCATGACCTGGTGGGGGCGCGGATGGCGAAGCAGCGGCTCAAGGCGCTGCGCTTCGACAACGACACCGTGAAGTCGGTCGCCCGGCTCGTCGAGCTGCACCTGCGCTTCTACGGCTACGGCGAGCAGGCGTGGACCGACTCGGCGGTGCGCCGCTACGTGCGCGACGCGGGGCCGCTGCTCGAGCGCCTGCACATCCTCACCCGCTCCGACGTCACGACCCGCAACCGGCGGAAGGCCGAGCGGCTCGACTTCGCCTACGACGACCTCGAGCGGCGCATCGCCGAGCTCGCCGAGCAGGAGGAGCTCGAGGCCGTGCGGCCGGACCTCGACGGCAACGCCATCCAGCGCATCCTCGGCATCCCGCCGGGCCGCGAGGTGGGGGAGGCGTACCGGATGCTGCTCGAGCACCGGCTCGAGCACGGCCCCGCGTCGCCCGAGGAGGCCGAGCGCGTGCTGCGCGAGTGGTGGGCGGCGCGCGCGGTGGAGCTCTGA
- the rplI gene encoding 50S ribosomal protein L9 produces the protein MAKLILTNEVSGLGSAGDVVEVKNGFARNYLVPQGLAVAWTRGGEKQVDQIKAARVAREHATIEEAQDLKARLEANAVTLSAKAGTEGRLFGSIQTKDIAEAVETAGHGKLDKRVIEIPTPIRSVGDHQATARLRDDIIATITLKVVAAK, from the coding sequence ATGGCAAAGCTCATCCTCACGAACGAGGTCTCGGGCCTCGGCTCCGCCGGTGACGTCGTCGAGGTCAAGAACGGCTTCGCACGCAACTACCTCGTGCCCCAGGGCCTGGCCGTCGCGTGGACGCGCGGCGGCGAGAAGCAGGTCGACCAGATCAAGGCCGCCCGCGTCGCACGCGAGCACGCCACAATCGAGGAGGCCCAGGACCTCAAGGCGCGACTCGAGGCGAACGCCGTGACGCTGTCGGCCAAGGCCGGCACCGAGGGCCGCCTCTTCGGCTCGATCCAGACGAAGGACATCGCCGAGGCCGTCGAGACCGCCGGTCACGGCAAGCTCGACAAGCGCGTCATCGAGATCCCGACGCCGATCCGCTCGGTGGGCGACCACCAGGCGACGGCTCGCCTGCGCGACGACATCATCGCGACGATCACCCTCAAGGTGGTCGCCGCGAAGTAG
- the murJ gene encoding murein biosynthesis integral membrane protein MurJ produces MSTGRASAIIAAGTMVSRVLGFVKAFMLAAAIGQSGSLAAASFGLANQLPNNVYALVAGGVMSAVLVPQIVKALKAPDGGESYVSKILTLGGTVFLLLTIVATIAAPFLVDLYAINAADSGRGFTAEQMALAVALAYWCMPQILFYAIYTLLGEIYNARSQFGPYTWAPVVNNVVSIAGLAGFMLLFGEAATNEDISVWDWERVTVLGVVTTLGVAVQALVLVLFFRKTGMRFRLDFGWRGVGLRATGKSAMWLFGIVIIGQLKGLVQSNVASLGEGANILTMQNAWYVFSLPHSIIAVSIAIAYFTRMSHHAQDGDLASIRSDLSGALRGVGMLTTIAAIMIAVVAPPLARLFERSFERSIDMSWVIWAFLLCAVAFSAEYVIQRVFFALGDTRTAFLYACFSMVVTFSLLWWASTLESTWIIAGTALAVAIANLISAAVWLVLVRRKIGAFGFRLVAWRHVQYLGYALLAGAAGFGVVWALGGYVDGGFGTISKPAGVVTCIAAGAVMALIYFGLLYLTRNPDFRATVAIVVGKLRGRGGDDQAPAGAA; encoded by the coding sequence GTGAGCACGGGCAGGGCCAGCGCGATCATCGCGGCGGGCACGATGGTCTCCCGCGTGCTCGGGTTCGTGAAGGCCTTCATGCTCGCGGCCGCGATCGGCCAGTCGGGATCGCTCGCCGCGGCATCCTTCGGCCTCGCCAACCAGCTGCCCAACAACGTCTACGCCCTCGTCGCCGGCGGCGTCATGAGCGCGGTGCTCGTGCCGCAGATCGTGAAGGCGCTCAAGGCCCCGGACGGCGGCGAGTCGTACGTCTCGAAGATCCTCACGCTCGGCGGCACGGTCTTCCTGCTGCTCACGATCGTCGCGACGATCGCCGCGCCCTTCCTCGTCGACCTCTACGCGATCAACGCCGCCGACAGCGGCCGCGGCTTCACCGCCGAGCAGATGGCGCTCGCCGTCGCGCTCGCCTACTGGTGCATGCCGCAGATCCTCTTCTACGCGATCTACACGCTCCTCGGCGAGATCTACAACGCGCGCAGCCAGTTCGGCCCCTACACGTGGGCGCCGGTCGTCAACAACGTCGTCTCGATCGCGGGGCTCGCGGGGTTCATGCTGCTGTTCGGCGAGGCGGCGACGAACGAGGACATCTCGGTGTGGGACTGGGAGCGCGTGACCGTGCTCGGCGTCGTCACGACGCTCGGCGTCGCGGTGCAGGCGCTCGTGCTCGTGCTGTTCTTCCGCAAGACCGGGATGCGCTTCCGGCTCGACTTCGGCTGGCGCGGCGTGGGGCTGCGCGCGACCGGCAAGAGCGCGATGTGGCTCTTCGGCATCGTCATCATCGGCCAGCTCAAGGGCCTCGTGCAGTCGAACGTCGCCTCGCTCGGCGAGGGCGCCAACATCTTGACGATGCAGAACGCCTGGTACGTGTTCTCGCTCCCCCACTCGATCATCGCCGTCTCGATCGCGATCGCCTACTTCACGCGCATGTCGCATCACGCGCAGGACGGCGACCTCGCGAGCATCCGCAGCGACCTCTCCGGGGCGCTCCGCGGGGTCGGCATGCTCACCACCATCGCGGCGATCATGATCGCGGTCGTCGCGCCGCCGCTGGCCCGACTCTTCGAGCGCTCGTTCGAGCGGTCGATCGACATGTCGTGGGTGATCTGGGCGTTCCTGCTGTGCGCCGTCGCCTTCAGCGCCGAGTACGTCATCCAGCGCGTCTTCTTCGCCCTCGGCGACACCCGCACGGCGTTCCTCTACGCGTGCTTCAGCATGGTCGTCACCTTCAGCCTGCTGTGGTGGGCGTCGACCCTCGAGAGCACCTGGATCATCGCGGGCACCGCGCTCGCCGTCGCGATCGCCAACCTCATCTCGGCCGCCGTCTGGCTCGTGCTCGTGCGCCGCAAGATCGGCGCCTTCGGCTTCCGGCTCGTCGCCTGGCGGCACGTGCAGTACCTCGGCTACGCGCTGCTCGCGGGCGCTGCGGGCTTCGGCGTCGTCTGGGCGCTCGGCGGCTACGTCGACGGCGGCTTCGGCACCATCAGCAAGCCCGCGGGCGTCGTGACGTGCATCGCCGCCGGCGCCGTCATGGCGCTCATCTACTTCGGCCTGCTCTATCTGACCCGCAACCCCGACTTCCGCGCGACCGTCGCCATCGTCGTCGGCAAGCTGCGCGGCCGCGGCGGCGACGACCAGGCCCCCGCAGGCGCGGCCTGA
- a CDS encoding single-stranded DNA-binding protein, giving the protein MAGETIITVVGNLTADPELRYTQNGLAVANFTIASTPRTFDRQTNEWKDGEALFLRASVWREFAEHVSQSLQKGSRVIAQGRLKQRSFETQQGEKRTVIELDVDEIGPSLRYATAQVTRTSGGGAGRSSGGGQGGGFGQPQQVADEPWGQPQSQPQAGGDVWGAPGTSYNDETPF; this is encoded by the coding sequence ATGGCTGGCGAGACGATCATCACGGTGGTCGGCAACCTGACTGCCGACCCTGAGCTGCGCTACACGCAGAACGGCCTCGCCGTCGCGAACTTCACGATCGCGTCGACCCCCCGCACGTTCGACCGGCAGACCAACGAGTGGAAGGACGGCGAAGCGCTGTTCCTCCGCGCGTCGGTGTGGCGCGAGTTCGCCGAGCACGTCTCGCAGAGCCTGCAGAAGGGTTCGCGCGTCATCGCGCAGGGCCGCCTGAAGCAGCGCTCGTTCGAGACGCAGCAGGGCGAGAAGCGCACGGTCATCGAGCTCGACGTCGACGAGATCGGCCCCTCGCTCCGCTACGCCACCGCGCAGGTCACCCGCACGTCGGGCGGCGGCGCAGGGCGCAGCTCGGGCGGCGGCCAGGGCGGCGGCTTCGGCCAGCCGCAGCAGGTCGCCGACGAGCCGTGGGGCCAGCCGCAGTCGCAGCCGCAGGCCGGCGGCGACGTGTGGGGCGCTCCCGGCACCTCCTACAACGACGAGACGCCCTTCTAA
- the rpsR gene encoding 30S ribosomal protein S18, whose translation MAGKPQNRKPRGPKGGKNVAPAKAIKVGVIDWKDVATLKKFISERGKIRARRITGVSVQEQRLIAKAIKNAREMALLPYSGAGR comes from the coding sequence ATGGCTGGCAAGCCGCAGAACCGCAAGCCGCGGGGCCCGAAGGGCGGCAAGAACGTCGCCCCGGCCAAGGCGATCAAGGTCGGCGTCATCGACTGGAAGGACGTCGCGACGCTCAAGAAGTTCATCTCGGAGCGCGGCAAGATCCGCGCCCGTCGCATCACCGGTGTGTCGGTGCAGGAGCAGCGCCTGATCGCCAAGGCGATCAAGAACGCGCGCGAGATGGCGCTCCTGCCCTACTCGGGCGCCGGACGCTGA